A stretch of DNA from Canis aureus isolate CA01 chromosome 13, VMU_Caureus_v.1.0, whole genome shotgun sequence:
ACTGATTGTCTCACCCAACCCCAAGATACCCAAGAGTTCGAGCCACTAAGGTCACTAATTTCCTCTACAGTGTCTCTCAATTCCATCTACTCCATTCTCCTTATTCTCTGAGCTCTGTCCTTGGTCACACCATGACTGTGTCAGAGCTACTGAAATGCTTAGatcttgtctctctgcctccagtTTCCAGACAACACTGCCTCACTCCAAACAACTCCTCACCACTCCAACTCCACACTGCTATCTTTCCAAATCATGAAGTCTGATCACTGCAAACACCTAAACAAAATTTCTCCTGGGGGCGCCCCATGCTCCAAAGAAAAAAGTCTAATTCAGACACAAGCCCTTCACaatgtctccttttctctccacACACTCTCTTTTCCCAGTCCTGTGCTTTGTTTTGTACAGGCCATTTCTTCTATCAGGAATGCTCTTTTCTACCTGGAAAAGTCCTTTTCACAACTGAAAACCAAGTCCCCATGCCGCCCTCCCCTAACAATTAGCTGCTCCCTCATCCACACTCCGCTAGCACAGATCCTGCCACAGCACTTGACACTACAGCTGTCTGCCTGTAGCCCATTGCTCTGAAGGGGCCATGAGCACCCCAGAGCCTGGTCCCAcactcctctgtctctgtgtattcCTAGCACATGGCTGGGGTAAATGGCAGTAAAATAAGACATGAAGGAGATATTATGAAGCAGCTTTAGGTTGCGGTGGAATATATGCAAGGTTGGAAATTAGGCTGCATTTACCACTTACAGCTGCCTCATCTGCTCTTATGCTCTCCTGCCAGGTAGCAGGTATGTAAGAAACACAGTCGCTATTCTGATAGCAATGAGTTAGGCTTGGCAGATGTGCTTGGCCAGCAAgctcaaataaaaacttttaagcatatttttataaagtaattctAGATCAAATAACACATTACAGGAATTCATCactcttatacacacacacatgaacgTGAGCCCTTACCACTCCTGCAGCTCATGCATGTGAAGGAAACGGTTTCGATACTCTCTTGGCAGTTCAAACTGGGATGGTATGGGGAACATGGATTCATAGAAGTCCCTGAGAACAGCTTTCACTGTCTGGGCATCTTTATGATTATGGTCTATGTTGTCATTCAGGCAAACAAACTTCCTAGAATTAACAGAGATCCATGGTTATTAGTTAGTGTGAGAATGATCTTGACATCATAAAACAAGAAATGTagcttccaaatatattttaaatgggcTCCtgttccatgttgttgcatgggTTGATACGACTCTCTAGGGGGAATAATGttctataaaatttttctttggatattcctcacctgtaaaacaaaaagaactagGGAAGATAATCTTAAAAGTGTCTTCTAGCTGTTGGAATAAATTAATGATTTCTGTTTAGCATGTCCCCaattaagtgttcaataaatgcagTTTATTGACGAGAGCATTTTGTTGGCAGCCAGGGAGGTATTAGTAAACAATGAAAACCAAGTTCTATACAGTTACATTATTAAGAATAGtgatgcaggggatccctgggtggctcagcagtttggtgcctgcctttggcccagggtgtgatcctggaatcctgggatcaagtcccacatcgggctctctgcatgaagcctgcttctccctctgcctgtgtctctgcctctctctctctctctctctctctgtatgactatcataaataaataaaaatttaaaaaaaaaaaaaaaaaaaaagaatagtgttgTAGATAAGTGAGATAAAGATGGTGCCTTACAGCTGTGGATTCTATGAGTTCAGTGACCTCTTCTTATGTTTCCAACCAAGCTGCTGGAGTTCTGGCAAAAACCAGATGACAGTCTTACTTCCCTACTGTTTCAAGTTCCTTTCAAGGTGAAGTCACTAAACTGAGGGCCCATTAAATCAGTAGGCAGGAATAACCCTACTTTTGAAGTTCAAGGGGAGGGAAGCCCACTCCCTCCCCCAGAGGCAGCTTCTGACTGTGATGTGAATCCTCTTCATGGTGACTGATGTAAGAATGGggcacagaggcacctgggtggttcggtcagttaagcatctgacctttatttctgctctcaggtcatgatctcaaggtcacgggatggagtctgcttgttcctctacCTCCACCCCTAGTCATGAGCATGtcctatctctcaaataaataaataaagatctttatttttaaatatatatcaatttatattttattttaaatatatataaatttatatataaaattttaaatatatataaataaagaaaaaaaagaacggCGGCGGGGGTGGTGAGCACACCGCACATACAAAGGGGTGATCCATTTCTGTGCTATAGCACAGCTGTGTCTGCAGGGACATCTCCAACCACTGTGGTGCCCTACCTCTATctgaagaggagaggcagagactaatAGTCGGAGGGAAAAGCAATGCAAAGTTCCTTGCGAATGGGGATGAACCTGTCCTTAAAGGTTTAGTCGGTTAGAACGCAGGTTTCCACTCCTGACTTAGGGTGAGCACCCATAAAAGTAAAACAGCTGAGAGTTAATAAGATCTGTGCAAGGTCACAGGAGCTAGCTGGGCCCAACAGACACAGCCTGGCTTGCCAGGGATCCTTCTGGTCAACCCCTGTCCGTTTAGGTACCATGAAGGTCTACAAATTTTCTAACCCCATAACTTCTGAACTGGCACCAAGAGGTAAAGGACAAGGTACAACTGAAAACTACAAACTCCCACATGCCATTATTACAGATAACTAAATGGGAGAGCAcatcaaaaaaaaagggggaagcaaAAAGCAAGTattgaaattgctttttaaagttatttttaaaaattagggcagggcattccaggcagagggaacagcaggtatAGAGAGCTGAAGCAGAGTAACTATTAATTATAATAGTTTATTGTTTGCTTGGTTTGTGGGaaatattttataggaaataaagtattttactGAATTATTGAATACACTAAGCATGAAAGATGTTTCCATTTATCTTCAAATTCCAATTTCTCCCCATCCCACTGCCAAACAGgaatgaattttagaaaaaaaaaaataccatggctTTACCTGTctagaaattttacatttctgatcatttatcattaaaatcataataaatgaGGACATAAAAACTGAAGACTTAAAAGGTACTTAAAAGACTCAgatgaaaaatattcaattttatatgccaaagtctttttttctagGAAACCCATCAAATATCTATTTCCCACTAAAGTTCAAAACtcaaaaatgcagatttttaactaattttatcAAACTATTCCAGGCAACTGTTACAGGGCCAGGTTGGAAATTTTCAAGGCTTACATAAGCCTGAACATTTATTCAGCCCCAAAGAATGCCTGCACTTTACTGgattaattttcacatttatgagagcatttctttttcttcagaagcTAATAATGGACTTTGCTTTGAATTGCAAAGTCTAATCACCAAAACAACTTTTCTGGAAGCACCTTCTTAAGAATGCTAGGAGAGTCCCAGCTATCTAGCCTCACTCCCCATGGTGGAGTCACTCCTTGGCCTCAGTGAACAGCTCCTGTCACCAGATTCCTGGAAGTCCATGCTAGCCCCTGTGCCTGGGGGAACCTTCTCCAAACTCACAGCTCCCATCTCTAGCTCAGACACTGACACTACGTAACTATTAGGCATTTCCACCTGCTCCAAGCAACATAAACCACTTCCTTTCCTTGATTCGTGCTGCctttttgcatgtttatttgcATGATTAAGGATCATTTCTTAAAGTTATgggttttctctgtattttctgttcaattttgctgTAACTTCTAAAAGTACTCAAAAAAGTAAAGtttattggttaaaaaaaaaaagtacctgggGTTTTTTCTTATATCATCCAACTGGCCAACCACATGAGAAACATTGGTACGaatcattttaaaagcaatttcttCTTCTCCCATGATTTCAAACCTAATTATCAAAACATATTTAAGGAGTGTAAATATTTATGTGGAAATAAAAGCAGTTTCATTGagataagtattttataaaacttcAACAGTCAACATCCTGAGAAGGACTTAATCTTTCGGTATTACTAAAGAAAACAATctcacataaatttaaaaagaaagcttaagAGATAAACTATTGTAAAATTATGAAGATGCCAGATTCTTATAATTATTCTTAAACTAAACAGAGAAAGTTTGCACTACTTAcctatatttgtttttgtctttatatgCTTTGTGGATTTTATCAGTTACTGGTTTACAGTTGGTCACTAGACTCTTAGTGACTGGTGGCTGTGAGAAAATAGAGACATTGCATCAGGCCAAGACTAGGGTAGGGCAGGTGAAGCACTGACCTCAGTGCAAAATTTAAGGGGGAGACCAAAGACTCTGTAATCAAGACAAATACTTTAAtgcagtatttgaaaaaaatcaaattggcaTGGGATAGCCTCCTGGCTaattgcctgtttttgtaaataaatttttattttaatcacacaAACACTGCATGTTAAAAGTCTCCTAAGCTActggtagcatttttttttcagaaagaaatttcTAACGAACTCTAACAATACGTGATGCTCATAAGCTCACTTGTCAGTCttattagaaaatactttatCCTAGGTATAATCAGTTAATTACAGTAATGAAGCCAATACCTTGCTAGAGTTCACCTGAATAAGGTTAACTAGGCATTTCCACCTGCTCCAAACAACATAAGCCACTTCCTTTCCTAATGTTGCTAGTATAACTAGTACTCATGCTCCAAGCAGCTTATTCGCAGGAGCCTCAAGACTAACTTATTACCATTAGAAAGCAGCCTTTACTTTATCCTTCACACTCAAAGGATATTTGCTGATTCTAAATCTCATGCCAGAAAGCTGGCATATGTTAAATACTCTGCTAATGAAGAGAAATGTAtgcatttcaaaagaaaactaaaatctcAATAACCCTTCACTGTGCCTGTAACAGGGcaagaaaaacaagttttctcTGTGTATATCACATTCCTTAGAGAAGAACACACTTCTGCAAGTTCTGTATAAATGCAGGGGCTTGGTAACTCTAAAGTCTTACTAGGAACCCAGTTTAACCTagtttaaaagagaaacaatgaaaacTAGAGGAGGAAAGACAGATAGTGAGGGACAGATACAGAAGCACAGGTGGGGGAAAGAGAAGTCCTGAGCGAGAGGGGACACTGGCTGTGCCACCAGCAAAACTCTCTGAAGTACTCTCATGGCTACCTTCTGCTGTCCTTGGTGAGCAGATGTCTGGTTATAGAATATTAACAGTTAATCTCAGTATATCAGCTTAACATCCGCTAGGttagagaaaagacagaaatgacTCTGGATTATCAGGACTCCTGCTGTGTACCAAAGACATAAATATAGGGCCTGCTTCTGCTGTTTGAAGTGCTATACAGAAATGGTGTAAATAACACCTGATAAAGATATACCTCCTTTTTACACAGAGAAACTCATGCCACTTACCAGATTGGGATCATAGTATGCTTCCTGAGTTGGTGGAACACTGTTTAGCTGAGTGATATTAGCAGGAAGCATTTTTGAGCAATTTATTAGCATGTGTTCCAGACCTGTTAAGtcctaacaaaacaaaataaaaggataaaccTTCTACGTACAAGGAATAActgtggctttaaaaaataaaaagtaagtagAAGTCTCCAATATTTCTTTAAACACTATCTTCAAAGAGAGTTTGACTATGTGATTCTTAAAAACACTccaaaaaagaacagaatgagataatacaaaaaatatttcatcttcatCTCAAAGTAGAACATATGGACTGGGAGGCACTGTTTTACACAAGGCAGTCAGGGGGATCCCCCAGCAGGAGTTCTTGCAGTTAGATACATCTCAGCACTCTCCATTAATAAGTCTCTCACTCCTGGGACTAGAGGATCTGTGACCGAGGGGACCTTGCAACCACCCAGGCCTGGCTGAGACACAGCTCCATGGGGCATACCTAAAGCTCCTGAAAGAACTCATCACAAGAATCTTATATGCAGGATGGTCTGGCTTTTCTCCAGATAATACAAGAGCAACACCTACTTAAAGCCTAAAAATGTAATCTCATAAAATATGAACCTCAAATTTGGTTTTAATTCAGCACTAAAAGTGGACTAGTTGTGAACACCCCCATTAAATATTACGAATTACTTTTACTTGCATTATGCTGACatatgtgaaagaaaagaaagtttaggagaaaaaaatacaacaccTGCAAACTTAAAGGCAGATCGTGAATTCTGGTAGCCAGGGTTCGGATTTCTCTGTCAGATAAGACACCAGATTGGTCTGTGTCCACTTCATCAAAAACTTGAGATATATTCAGTGGCTGAATGGCACTcatgagataataaaaatatgaaaaggcaaACTGCATATCCTCAGAATGGCGCACTTTGTGAAATGATGTCTTGTCAAATTCTTCAGGGAACCTGAGAAAACATAACATAGAGTGAGCCCtggatatttataatatatatagacaTTAATCTACGTTCAAATATATTCCAACATTTGTGGGGTCAGAATCCTTTTCTTTACCTCTTATTCAGCCAATACCTTCAGTTTTATCAGTTGTCAAGTGTTCGAGCCATACATCTGGCACAGTAAAGATGCCCATTTTAAGCAGACCTGGCTCTGAGCATGTGCAAGCAACTGAAACAACAAGCGGGACTTACATATCTTGAAGTTCTTGCATAACTATCCGGTCAATCATGTGAGGCATGTGTGCAGGGACTTTCCGAGATGTGAATCCAAACTTGctattcagaattttatttacatatcgGAGGGAATCTGCAAATGTATCTTTCAGTTGCCTTCCAGTGTGTTTGCCATCGGTGTTGTATGCCAACTGCGTCTTCAGTGACTCTTCCTCCTAAAAAGAGAATTCCACGAACACAGCATTGCATTTAGTGCACAAGAGTATTTTGTTAACGAGAGATAAAGGTACTATTTTATGTAATGAGCCACTAACTGTGGCAAATGAAGTAGCACTAACTGGTCACTTTAAGGATCCTAAGAGCAGGACTAAACTGTATTTCAGTCAAAGTATCACCAACATTGGCTTGTGAATGACTGCAGTGTGATGGAGGTCTATTTATAGGGTATTCTTCAAGGGCTAGTCACCGACCATGAGATTTCATAGCCAATTCAATGCAatatttagaacatttatttaaaaatacatttggtagaggggtgcctaggtggctcagttggttgagcatctgactcttgatcttggctcaggtcttgatctcagggttgtgagatcaggccccacattgggtggagCCTACTAACTAACTAGCTAACTAAAATAGCACTTTCAATATCCGTTATTTCTACTGGTGACATCAAATCAGTAAGCACTTGAGTTCTGAACAGAAGGacaaaaaaaggattattttaccATAATAGTGTTAATGTTATAAAATGTAAAGAACCCTGTCAAAACCAGTAAGAGCTAAAACTGAGTGAATGGGCAAAgaataatagcaaaatatataaacacacttTACAAAGATGAGATATTTTTGCTTCTCAATGCTTCACACTTTACAAAGATGAGATATTTTTGCTTCTCAATGCAATCTCAATACAGATTGATACTCATTACTGTTGGTTAGCCTGTGGAGAAACAAGCACTCTTATACACTGTGGAGTATGAAGGGTACAACATTCTAGAAGGACACAGTTAAATTTAACTGTAATCTAGCAATTCTACCTACAGAAGTAAAAACTTCCTCAAGAGTAAGCTAtgcataaaagaatatttatcacAACACTATTTGTAACTGCAAAACAAATACAGCTATTAAAAAACAATGACACTAGCGTGGGCTTGCTCATGTTCTACTAGATCAAGAGGCAGAGCAATGAGTATAGTGTAATTTCACTGttacaaaacaaatattatataGTTCATATGTTCACATATCTAtataaaaatactggaaaaatacCCACCAAACTATTCATAGTGATTATTTCAAGTAGGAAGATGAAGAAAGGATGAAGATCTTTCCCTTTTATATTGTTTATGTTTTGGGTTGCTTGCAATGGTTACTATTAACCTAAAACACTTTTgcaatttaaaataagtaatgaaaGGGGGGGAAGTGAGGAAATCATCACAGGCAAGAACTCTATAGTCCGTCACTTAGCAATTAGTAAACAACTACTGTGTTGGTGATAAGATACTTTCAGAAGACAGTGAGATAAACACGTTCCCCTCTTTGGCCTCCTTTCTCTCAGCCTGACACCTCCTCATGGCTGTGCTCTATTCCTGATCCAGCCGAGACCACAGGTTTGTCCTGGTCTGTCAATTCCTACACACTCTGCACAGGTCAGCTCACAGGGCACTTCCTCGTGGATGCCTTCCCCAGTACCTCTAGGAAAAGGTAAGGAGCTGTCCCTTGGGACTCCTTGCCCATAGCTCAAGAGACACCTATCATGTTGCTACAATTATTCACCCACAGTCGTCCAGGCTTGCCCTTTGAGGCTCCATGAGCTGCCTTCCCCTGCAGCAAGCCCTGTGACAGCACTTGGCAGATGTACAGATGACACCGCAGCACCAAGGAGACGGTGGTACCAGAGGGTGAGCACTTAAACCTTGAGGCCTGGCTCCACTGGAAGCTAATGAATTTATTTGcaccttgggtttttttttcatcagtaaaatTGGAAAAATCATCAGATCTGACTCACACAACAGACATAAAAGCTTTCTTTGAAGTCACAACATGCCAAGTGAAGACAAGATTCCACCCCTGTCCTACCACTTACTCGAGGCATGCTCCTAGTTAACACCCTTACTCATTCGTACTAAGGCTACTTCTTAACTGTGACATGGGATCATGATAGCAGGTAACCTCATACgatattttttttgtatagtatTTTTATTGTTAGGGGTATTAGGACAATAAAACCatggaagaaaaagcatttagTCTAATGGTTGGCACAGAAAGTCATGAATAAATTGTACCTATTACTACATAATTATCACTTACAAAGTTATTTACTTTTCCTGagcatggaaaggaaaaaagctgGATGTGACTTACAACTTACATCAAGAAGATCTTGGAAATACTTCTTTTTCTCCCACGGCAGAAAGCCCAGGTAACTGTCTGTGTAGTGCTGCAGCTTTCTTCCAGGTAGTACTTCATTAACATCTATGTAATTGTTTGCATTCtcctccattttgtttttctcttgttctttccctGTGCTTTGCTTCTCCTTTGTCATCTGGCTTTCTGGTGGAACGATGTGAGACAacagtttttcttttgaaacactTCCAGCTCTTACATGTGGGGTCAGAATTTCAGATCTAGATTTTCCTTCGATTTCTAACTCTGGGGGTAGATTGCGACTCTGGTAGTGGCTGTTCACTTTCATGGGGACTGCTGGAAAAGTTGACCTCTGTAATTTTTCAGATGTTTCCAAGCTGTTCGGCAAGGTGTCTTTGTGAACCTGTTTTCCTAGTGGGGCCTCTACACTGTCATTCCTTTCATCCATTATTATaggttgatttatttttatttcagcatCTGGTGAGGTCCTTAGAAATGATCTCAGCAAGGCTGACTTGGACAGGTTGTATCCTTTCACAGTGATGTCTCCATGTTCTAGTTGCAAATCCAAGTTACGAAGACTCAACTGGGCCTCTTTGGGAAGGAGTGAAATATTTACCAGGGGAATTTTCACCTCCACTTGGAATCTTCCTGTCGTGTTAACATCATGCCTCTTGAACTTTGGAAAGCGTTTTTCTTCAGGAACATCCTCAAATAGGATTTCCGCCTCTGGAAGAAGTGATGTAGGGCTAACCAAATTTTGGTAAGACTTTTGGGTTGTAGAATTCACTTTGGGTTCCTCTCTTGTGTCAACCTCTACTGTTATCTGGATTTTGAATTCTTCATCATTTGTATTTTGAAACGTGAGATTAAAATGTATTGTGGTTGCATTCATCCCACTGTGCATTATAAGGTGGATGGTCTTCCACTTATTGGCAATAGAAGCATGTCGAATTATTGGATTGTCACTGTAGGCACCTTCAATTCCTCGTTTGGCTATTTCTGCAAAGCTGAAATAAGGCAGGCATTCACCTTTTGGAATAACATAGTGAGTCTGGTTTGGGAGAAGAGTTACTTTATACAATTCATGAAAATGatctagaggaaaaaaacacaaacatgacTTTAAAAACGAGgctttttctcatcctttttctttaattcttaggGTTTAAGTTTTCACTTTCTAAGAATGACTTTAGAATAATCAACCATTCTAACACAAGAGCGGCTGGTACGGGGTTCATTTTATTATCTGAAGCAATCACTATTAACAGGGAATGCTGAGTCTAACTCACTACAGAGATATGGCAGGTTCCACTGATCAACTTTCATCTTTGTGTCCATTTGAAAAACTACAACCTTCTGCCAAAATGACTTCCATCAACAAGATCCAGCATTCAAACTATTCCTTTATTAGTGGTCTCTTCTTATTGTTTCTGGCTTAAACCTTTACCATATATTTTCAACGAAGGTACATCTGCTTAGTACAAAGTAAGTCCGAGTGAAGCAGTAACAGGAAAAGATGCAGCTCTAGTGTCTACTGATCTTTGTGAACGGTCCATATCCTCTCTTACTTTTCACTTACAACTTATTTGGATGCAAGGTTGGGTGAGGGACTCAGAATAATTAAGCCACACCAACCTCCCTCTACTTGTCGAG
This window harbors:
- the GNPTAB gene encoding N-acetylglucosamine-1-phosphotransferase subunits alpha/beta isoform X1, producing the protein MLLKLLQRQTYTCLSHRYGLYVCFVGVVVTIVSAFQFGEVVLEWSRDQYHVLFDSYRDNIAGKSFQNRLCLPMPIDVVYTWVNGTDLELLKELQQVREQMKEEQKAMREILGKNTTEPTKKSEKQLECLLTHCIKVPMLVLDPALPANVTLKDLPSLYPSFHSASDIFNVAKPKNPSTNVSVVVFDSAKNVEDAQSGMLKGNSKQTFWRGYLTTDKEVPGLVLMQDLAFLSGFPLSFKETNQLKTKLPENLSSKIKLLQLYSEASVALLKLNNPKEFQELNKQTKKNMTIDGKELTLSPAYLLWDLSAISQSKQDEDVSASRFEDNEELRYSLRSIERHAPWVRNIFIVTNGQIPSWLNLDNPRVTIVTHQDVFRNLSHLPTFSSPAIESHIHRIEGLSQKFIYLNDDVMFGKDVWPDDFYSHSKGQKVYLTWPVPNCAEGCPGSWVKDGYCDKACNNSACDWDGGDCSGNGGGNRYAAGGGGTGSIGIGQPWQFGGGLNSVSYCNQGCANSWLADKFCDQACNVLSCGFDAGDCGQDHFHELYKVTLLPNQTHYVIPKGECLPYFSFAEIAKRGIEGAYSDNPIIRHASIANKWKTIHLIMHSGMNATTIHFNLTFQNTNDEEFKIQITVEVDTREEPKVNSTTQKSYQNLVSPTSLLPEAEILFEDVPEEKRFPKFKRHDVNTTGRFQVEVKIPLVNISLLPKEAQLSLRNLDLQLEHGDITVKGYNLSKSALLRSFLRTSPDAEIKINQPIIMDERNDSVEAPLGKQVHKDTLPNSLETSEKLQRSTFPAVPMKVNSHYQSRNLPPELEIEGKSRSEILTPHVRAGSVSKEKLLSHIVPPESQMTKEKQSTGKEQEKNKMEENANNYIDVNEVLPGRKLQHYTDSYLGFLPWEKKKYFQDLLDEEESLKTQLAYNTDGKHTGRQLKDTFADSLRYVNKILNSKFGFTSRKVPAHMPHMIDRIVMQELQDMFPEEFDKTSFHKVRHSEDMQFAFSYFYYLMSAIQPLNISQVFDEVDTDQSGVLSDREIRTLATRIHDLPLSLQDLTGLEHMLINCSKMLPANITQLNSVPPTQEAYYDPNLPPVTKSLVTNCKPVTDKIHKAYKDKNKYRFEIMGEEEIAFKMIRTNVSHVVGQLDDIRKNPRKFVCLNDNIDHNHKDAQTVKAVLRDFYESMFPIPSQFELPREYRNRFLHMHELQEWRAYRDKLKFWTHCVLATLIMFTIFSFFAEQLIALKRKILPRRRIQKEASPDRIRV
- the GNPTAB gene encoding N-acetylglucosamine-1-phosphotransferase subunits alpha/beta isoform X3 — encoded protein: MGSTSASWASLSPSSPPSSLERLCLPMPIDVVYTWVNGTDLELLKELQQVREQMKEEQKAMREILGKNTTEPTKKSEKQLECLLTHCIKVPMLVLDPALPANVTLKDLPSLYPSFHSASDIFNVAKPKNPSTNVSVVVFDSAKNVEDAQSGMLKGNSKQTFWRGYLTTDKEVPGLVLMQDLAFLSGFPLSFKETNQLKTKLPENLSSKIKLLQLYSEASVALLKLNNPKEFQELNKQTKKNMTIDGKELTLSPAYLLWDLSAISQSKQDEDVSASRFEDNEELRYSLRSIERHAPWVRNIFIVTNGQIPSWLNLDNPRVTIVTHQDVFRNLSHLPTFSSPAIESHIHRIEGLSQKFIYLNDDVMFGKDVWPDDFYSHSKGQKVYLTWPVPNCAEGCPGSWVKDGYCDKACNNSACDWDGGDCSGNGGGNRYAAGGGGTGSIGIGQPWQFGGGLNSVSYCNQGCANSWLADKFCDQACNVLSCGFDAGDCGQDHFHELYKVTLLPNQTHYVIPKGECLPYFSFAEIAKRGIEGAYSDNPIIRHASIANKWKTIHLIMHSGMNATTIHFNLTFQNTNDEEFKIQITVEVDTREEPKVNSTTQKSYQNLVSPTSLLPEAEILFEDVPEEKRFPKFKRHDVNTTGRFQVEVKIPLVNISLLPKEAQLSLRNLDLQLEHGDITVKGYNLSKSALLRSFLRTSPDAEIKINQPIIMDERNDSVEAPLGKQVHKDTLPNSLETSEKLQRSTFPAVPMKVNSHYQSRNLPPELEIEGKSRSEILTPHVRAGSVSKEKLLSHIVPPESQMTKEKQSTGKEQEKNKMEENANNYIDVNEVLPGRKLQHYTDSYLGFLPWEKKKYFQDLLDEEESLKTQLAYNTDGKHTGRQLKDTFADSLRYVNKILNSKFGFTSRKVPAHMPHMIDRIVMQELQDMFPEEFDKTSFHKVRHSEDMQFAFSYFYYLMSAIQPLNISQVFDEVDTDQSGVLSDREIRTLATRIHDLPLSLQDLTGLEHMLINCSKMLPANITQLNSVPPTQEAYYDPNLPPVTKSLVTNCKPVTDKIHKAYKDKNKYRFEIMGEEEIAFKMIRTNVSHVVGQLDDIRKNPRKFVCLNDNIDHNHKDAQTVKAVLRDFYESMFPIPSQFELPREYRNRFLHMHELQEWRAYRDKLKFWTHCVLATLIMFTIFSFFAEQLIALKRKILPRRRIQKEASPDRIRV